From Corticium candelabrum chromosome 9, ooCorCand1.1, whole genome shotgun sequence:
ttttcttgtgtttgtatatCATTACCCAGATTGCAATGAAAACGGCTGCACCAGGTAGTATCGCTGTAACGATTGCtgggtagttttgttttccTATAGACAATGATACAATCAACTCTTTTAATTAGAAAAACCAAAGCAGGATAATAAAATATACCGGGTGGGCCCATTGGTTCATCAGTACTTGAAGGACTTAGAACATGTCTGGTTGAATTTGGAAGGACGTTGTAAAGTGGACCACTCACTTGAAAGTCTAATATAGCGttgatagacacacacaaaaatatgtGTCAGCATAAACTGTAATGCATGTCAAAATGTGCTCGTGACATACTTAGATTTCTTGTTTTAGATGGTTTTGTTGTTTCATTGGGCAAGTCCTGTGAACCATCTGATGTAGGATGAACAGCAATTGACGAAGTAAACGTCAGCCCGGATCTTGCAGTTCCTATACGAATAGATgaaaaagaaagtctacagTGTAGGCATAGGAAGTTTTCGAAATTTGCCCCATTGTTTGGTATTACGTTTATTTTAGTTTTGGTTTTAGTTTTTTTCAAGACaatttagttttagttttagttttggtAACTCTTTTGCCctaattttagttttagttatgAATTTTAGTTTTGTCTGTAAACTCCATGCATGTTGCTACTACATGTAATATGAGAACAGGTGCACCATGTAGGAATGCATGCAATCATTACAATGCTGTGAATGCAAGAATGACCATGAGTGTGAGTGTTAACAAGCACTTCATGCCAAATGTTTCATGGTACACAGGCTAATGCTATATAATTGAATAAGTACATTAAGTCAAGATCAACATCTATTGTTCTTGCTGTTTGTAATGGTTATTGTCTAAGGTACAGGTTCACTTCtacatttaattttattgGCAACAACAGACGTACATATATAGGCCAGATTCACAACCCTGTTCCAAGTCAACAATTCTCTCTAAACGGTAGTCAGATAGTCTATTGTGAGTTCTTTGTGTGTGAAGATCTGCTGTTGAAAAAGTGTTGTGGAGCTCCATACAAACGTGTTCTTTGTGAAAATGGCACATGGGTCACATAATCTTACAATTAATTGTAAAAACAATTAACCTCATGAATTTGAATAAATGAGTCTAATACTAAAATTAAATCAGGGGATGGGTTAGTTTTAGTTTACGCGGGTTCACATTTGGGTGGCCAAACGTTACACTCTTGTGCAAGCGAATTGTTTTATGCATTTGAGGGTAATGCAGTGAGGCAGCAAAAATGATCGGGGCTCGCATGGTGACCTTGGCTGCCTTGGTCCCTATACGCCAACCGTATTACCCCGCCTAGAAGGGCAGGGGCTCTTATTAGAGCATTTGGTACTgtgtgcctttgtacagtgtggctAGGGAATAGGGTAcaagccatggaattccctggaggATTGCAGACACGAGAAGACATTACTGATAGCCATATTTTTTTATTCTGATTTGGTTGTTACCTTCACAAATATTTTCTGCGACAACTGCTCTGTGCATCAGTTAGAAATGCTGCACCCCATCAGATCTGTAGCTATCATGTGATGTTTTTGTCTGTGATcctccagggaattccatggcttttaccctattccctaaccacattctgtacaaaggcacatagttccaaatgttctaataagagcccttGCTCTTCTAGGCGGGGTAATACGTATGTACATTGATGGCTATGTGATCGTTATTGTTTAAACTTTACCTGTAGCCGTTGACACTGTTTTAGCAGCAGTTGGTGGTAAAGGTTCAGAATTGTAGTCGAAACGACACTGGAAGTAGTAGGTACTCCAATTGGAGTACCCCAGTGTGTTGTTTGCCCGTACGAAACACACGTTCTCGACTCCGTGTTGATCTACAGGCACGGCAGCCGTCGTTTTGCCGGTTACGGTTCGGAAGAAGGGCTGAAGAGCTCCGCTTATCTGTTTGTCGCAAGCCACTTCGTAGACGAGAACCGGTTTGTGACCGTTGAATTCAGGCGCCATCCATGAAAGCACGACGTTGTTACACGGTATGTAACCATTGCTGCTTGTCTGCGCGTGGATCTTTGACGGAGGGATAGGCGgccctgcacacacacacacacacacacacacacacacacacacacacacacacacacacacacacacacacacacacacacacaattacaacaGAACAATGCGGTTGAATTGTGCTAGAGGATAACCTTGAACACTGACGTAAATTTTGTGGTCTGGGTGTCCATTCGAAGCGACAACCGTGCACACGTACTCGCCCATGTCGTCCCAGTCGACGCTCACGATCTCGAGGTCTGGCCCGTTGGTGTGGCGGTACTTGGTACCATTGAGCAGTTGGATGCCGTCGCGGTTCCATATGACAGCAGAGTGTCCTGTTCCGGTCGAAGGACACCTCAGTCGACCTCTAGTGCCTTTGGTAATCACTTGGGTATTACCAGAAATGGGCACTAAACATCGAAAAAAACAAGGACAATCATCATATAGATCACACATTGCTAATGCCTGCTCTCGTCCTACCATCTTTATGTACTAAGGCTGCCGTGCTGTTGGCGATCACGTGACCGTTTGTCGACATCGCCTGGCAGCGATAAGTTCCCTCGTCGTCTCGACCGGGTCCGACAAGCGTCAGCGAGGCACCAGAGTGTCGCAGACTGTAGTGGTCCGGTCGTGTGGAAGTATTGATTGCTTTACCGTCGAGAAGCCATCTGTAGCGTGCCGTCCGGGGTCCCGCTCGGGCCCCTTCCCACGAACACGACAACACGACGACGACGGTTCGCTTGTTGAACACATGGACGGACGGCGTCGCTTCTAGAGTCGCCGTTACGTCGCGAAAACTCAAAGATGTTGGATTTGTATTACCTGGAAAACATAAAAACATGTAATTCTCTGCCGCGTTTACATTTGTGCGTAATTGTTGGATACCTTTAGTTATTGCTGCATTGGCTGCACCCACTTCACGAGTTAGAAGTACTATTACGAGGGCTATGTACCGTTTCGTTTGAAAAGAATTTGTTACTTGCTGGGACATGGACAGCATGTACCTTTTCCATCCAAATCTGTAGATACAAAGACGGATGTACTCGAAAGAATGTATGGTTTTATGTCACGTGAAAAGCACAGCTGATACGGTAGCCAAGTGAGAGGGAGCATGTGGGCGATTGGTTATTCAGAGACTTTTGGGCGTCATAGAGTTGCTATGCAAGGCCATCTTATTGACAGTTTTGCCAAGATGACAGTCAGAAAGGTTGTTCTTTCTTTGAGTGTACACTCTGTACACTATGATGGTGAGATAGGCCGTGGTTGTTGATACGTAAAGGGTTTAGATTTTTAAAGTCGGAAACAATTTGTGTTAGAGCTTGTTTGCCTCCCAAACCTCCCATCGTGGCTACTCCATTGAGCAGGTACCGCATATTAGAACAAAGGACaatgcaaaacaacaaaacatttgtgGGCTGCGGCTGCATGACCGAGGCAGTAATTCATCATTTTATCGTGCTCGTGAAGCCTTAAGCCAGTCGTTCCCCACCTACACGATGCGTTTCAGAGTCAAAGCCGCGTTTTCCGTCGATAAATTCGAGTTGGCGCAGtgatgtgtatgtatatgtatgtatatacacgGGTAAAACACGAAGTGCCAGAATAAGCGCTCTTACTTACTTTTCAAAGTGTAGTGACCGCTCGTTGCGATGCGCCATATCGTCCTCTACCACAATCAGCGACCTAGTGGAGTAATCCGACATCAATGGCAAGCTGCCAACAACGTCCCGGTTACTCGTTGATTAGGAGGTAATCCAATTACATTGGAGCATTGCAACTACCAATAAGCAAACTCGGATTTCAATAACGATATCGTCTGATAATCAAATGTCAATCCCAAAAGAAATTCGAGCGCCCTTTTGTGCTGATTCCAGACGTTCAAGGACTTGCGTTGTAGTAAGTGCTTAGTATAGGTCTAGTGTGATGTATGTAGTCTACAAGCCAGCTTCGTCTACCGTCAGCTATTCTCTTTGTTTTATCTTTTGAAACACACGCTTTCAAATCGGTTTTTATATAAAGACGAGATGATTCTAGCATATGGGAGCGCATTTCGTCGTCAGGTACTGCAGATCAACAGAACATGGACTGCACTGTTAGTCTGCGCTCTAAGACTTGAACTGGGTGAGGCACATCTAGTCACTTGATACGTTTGCCACTTTTATAACTCAAATTCTAACTTTCTGTGCAGTTGCTGCCAGCTCTGCTTACGTATTGATATCTCCCTCTGTTGTCTATCCAAGCCAAAACGTCTCTCTCTTTTGCATCACGTCGGGCAACCCCCAACCTACTGTGAAAGGCTGGAAGAAAGACGGAGTTTCCCTTAGACGAGACCCGCACGTGCAACTTCTCCTAGGCGGTCTTCAACTTCGGATCCAGAACGTGCAGTTAAGCGACGCAGGTCGCTACGAATGCATCACATCAGCAAAAGTCAATAACAGTTACATAGCAACGTCGGTCTCTCTCGGTCTGTTTGTAGCAATTTCGGTTTTCTGGCGTTTTACCATTAACTCCTCGTTTTCCTgtttatttctaattatagAACTGAGTCGATTCGGATCGGATAGGAACGTTAGCTACGCGACCGAGGGATCGAACGCCACGCTCGCTTGCAACGGAACCGATCTGACTCTCGTCAGGTGGTATCGGGACGGCAAACTGCTCGAAGAGATTTCGCGCTATCGAGTAGGGGGAGACGGCGAAACGTTGACCATCGTCGACGTCCAGCCTTCCGACGAGGGTCGCTACACGTGCGAGGGATTCCATTCTCACGGAATCGTTCAGAGCGACGTGCTTCTTCGCGTTTTCCCGCTTCATTCCCAAGCCACGCCTACTCCAAGTCCGAGTCCAAGAGGGAATTCGACCGCAACGTGTGAGTCCTGCGTCTCCCCCATATTTTCCTGTCGCGTTGATTCGTATCTTTACCCTCGTTTCGTAGGTTTTAAGTTACATGTACGTGCGAGTGTCTCTTGCAAGTCCAATGTAACTTTGTTCTTTACGTACGACACTCGAGATTGTACTTCGTTTGTATTCCTGTTTCAAATGGTCTCGTTCAGTCTCTCCACTGAAGAGGTAGAGCAGGTGGAAGGACTCGAGAGTGTGTTTGCCTACGGAAGGGATTCTAGTGTCGCGAATGTGACCGTGGATTGTGCGGCTGGTAGAGTGTATGGGCTCGAGATATGGCCGTTTGTCAGTCGCGGGTCCGAGGAATCGGTCGTCGTGGAGAGTTATGGGTTCGATCGTTCGTTGTCGAAGAACGGTGAGCGTCGAAAGTTTGGAAGAAAGGCGGTTCGTTTTTTTGTTGAGTATCCGTTGCTGCAGATGAAACTCGTCGATGCAGACTGCACTTGTCTCAAGGTATGTACTCACTTTGTTTGTTAACATTGTGAgaaatgtgtgtttgtttgtttgtttgtttgtgtgtgtgtttctttttctatgtgtttgtttgtttgtgttttttgtgtttgttttttgcatttttctgtgtttgtttgtttgtgttttcctgtgtgtttgtttgtttgtgtgcgtgtgcaggCTCGGATCCGGATGGGGGTTCAGGGGTTACAACCCCCtattttccaataggcgtggtttacCACTGATAAAAGAGGGACTCACTCACTGCCACTGGTAGTGTTCCACCGATATTGCCTTACCATATACCGATACCTCGGTTTCCATGTTCACGTATCAGccgataccgataccaataccaatactGACATTTCAATTCTTTGTTGTGGTATTAACTGTTAAATCAGAAAGATCACTGATTCAAAACAGAATCAAAAACACTTTACATTACGCGCCAAAGAGTCTTGAAATCTAAATCTGCATCTTGAACGTGTTCCAGACCATCACTTCAGCAGCCACAGCTTCTGTATACAGCTGGTACAAATAGTGAATGCAGACTCAGCAGAGACGGATCCAGGATGAGCAGTGAGGACACGTGCTCCCTCCTGGATTACATTGCCAAACGAAAACTTTGAATATTGCTGCTGCCAGACATTCTGTTGCAAAATGACTTCGAAGATTCAAGCTTTGACCAGTGATGAACAGGACAAATCTAGGTGGTTGGCTAAACGagtaatgtaattgttgtCTAATACAACGAGACAGCTAAAGCTCTACTAACGCATCGTAGAGTATCtacaaattacaatttatattatatacatgACACACTGAAAATATCTAGACTAGAAGTTTGAGCCTCCAGGCGTATTCTAAGCACCCTCTGGATACGCCTTTGAGTCTGATCGGTCGTGTACACGCAGAGGTACAAGAGGACCTCCAACTGAAGTGGATCGGTTCGTTCTCACTCCTCCCCGAACCCCCATAAGTACGCGTCTGCCTTGCAAGGGCGGCGGAGCCAGTACGGCATAACGGTGAGTGCCGTACCACTTTGCATCCTACCACATGTTGCAAATGGTATTGGGCCAATCAGTTTGTTTCCGCCACACCACTTTCTGGCGTGCTCCGCCACCCTTGACTTGCGCACGTTACCTCATCAGATTGCACAAAAGGTTCTACTTTTGCTACCACATGCAGATGAGCTGTTTGAACTGACTATCTCAAGCACTAAAAGCACAGTTGACCATTTTTGTATGTAACGGCCGGATCAATGCTGCTGATTTGTACATTTTAGTTCTACATGTGATTGCATTATTTCACATACGTCTAGACGGTTTACCTAGTCAGCCTAGCAGACGACTTttagcaataaataatttatgatTGCAAGCAgatcaaccccctctttccaACATTTCTAgatctggtgtgtgtgtgtgtgtgtgtgtgtgtgtgtgtgtgtgtgtgtgtgtgtgtgtgtgtgtgtgtgtgtgtgtgtgtgtgtttgtgtgtgtgtatgtgtgtgtgtgtgtgtgtgtgtgtgtgtatgtgtgtgtgtgtgtgcatgtgagtgcgCGACTGTGCGTATACTCACCGTGTCACACATTTCTTACGTCTCAACCTCTTTCTGCAGAGCTCCACTAACACCGAGATTGCTGACAATTTAAACAATCTACTGGTCGACATTTTGCAAACATCTTCAAACCATAATTTTTCAAATGCTTTGTTTGAAACAAACTCCGCTCGATCACAAATGATCGTGAGAACTCCCCTCAACTCTCCCTCCCTATACAAAACCCTCAAAATGATAAACAGCGTATCGAGAGCCATCAGACAACGAGACATAAATATCGTTGGCCGTGGCGGTTGTGCGCTGAGCTTTGACGTTGATTGCAAAGTGTTGTTTGCCAGAGGCATCACAAAGGCTTGCACAACAGATGACGACGATGTCTGCTCTCAAACAGTCAGCAGCACTACCACAGAGGTAGAAGTACAATCGAGCAGCGCTAACGCCCAAGTCACTACACTGACTGTGATACTAATTGCTGTTGGGGTAGTGATGACGTTTGGGGTTTTGGCAATTATATATTGTCGTAGGAAACGTAGTCAGACATaccaaatttaattaattaattaattaatcaaaattaattaattgagtgaTTTTTGTAGTAGAATTTTCAGTCAGCGTAAAAACGGTTTGGACATACGCGAATCGGTTGCTAGCTATCGACGCGTTGTTATATATACACTCGTTGCATTCTTAGTGGACGAAAAGAaatgtagttaattaagagacGATTGTGTCCATGATAGAGATATCCCGGATGTAACGGTACCACTCTGTCGGTCACGTGCGAGATTGCAGGTATCGAGGAGACTACAAGAAGGAATCAGCGGATCTGTTAGCGGTTTATTAGCTTTATTCGTTGTTGCCGGTCCTTCTCTACTGGTGCGAACGTTTTGCGTTGTTTTACTTTTGCCGAGGAGGTTAGTTGGATGTTTTAGATTCGAGATttcgtttgttttttgtttgggCTTCACGTTTAGTCGTGGTCGTTTAAATATCGTCCAATTAACTTTGTTTAGATGAATTTCGAGTTCATGTACGCATGCGCTCTAGACCTCTTTTTGTCCTAGTTAATTAACGTCTAGCTTTTATGGGCTGACTCAACTGCATGGTGTCTATTCTCACATGACATCATGATGTCTCTTGTATTGCCTAATGATCACATTAGGGTGTCTACACTGACGGTAAGGATACAGTACAATtgtaaattgtttgtctggttaGAACGATTTGCTTCTAGGGTTAATTGTTGTTACgttgtgtgtacttgttttgttttggaaaTATCTGAGTAttgacaaaaaacagacagacagacaattaaatTTAGATGATTGTGGAGAAGCTCATAACGATGGCCAAGGGGCAGATGCAGAATGAGAGGACAATGAAAGTTATTTGGATTACTATTCAGATGTGGATATTAAGTATTTTTGCTCTTTTGCACGTGTCATTGAAGCTATTTTAGTTAGAGTTGCTTATGTAATTATACTATTTAGCAGACTGTCATTCACAATAGGGTTGTGTTGATTTATAAGTGTGCTTTCGATGCACAAGCAATTCTAAAGAAAAATAGATATGAAAATTTTCTTGGTAGCAGACATTGATTGTTATCTTTGTTACAAACAGTTGTTTTAATAATCTTTCTTTACATGGGCACGTTCATGACTTTGCGATTACAAAATATACATCAATACATAcatgacacacatacatatatacaaatatgcatcaatacatacatgacatacatacatacatacatacaaatatagatcaatacatacatgacatacatacatatatacaaatatacatcaatacatacatgacatacatacatacatacaaatatacatcaatacatacatgacatacatacttacatacaaatatacatcaatacatacatgacatacagacatatatacaaatatacatcaatacatacatgacatacatacatacatacaaatatacatcaatacatacatgacatacagacatatatacaaatatacatcaatacatacatgacatacatacatacatacaaatatacatcaatacatacatggcatacatacatgtatacataaatacatacataggtACATACATCTAGAGTAGATAGGTAGACATGACAGAGTAAACTGTCGATTTCAACAGATCTCAATTGTGGCTTGGCTTTGTCTGTACTtgacgcgcgcgcacacacacgcacacacacacacaccacaccacacacacacacacacacacacacacacacacacacacacactacacacgcacacacacacacacacacacacacacacacacacacaccacacacacacttaaagCAATTAGACTAAAATTACTATCTATATTTAGAGGGCCATGTCCAGGCGGACTTCTATGTCACCAGAAACGCAAGCCTTCGCGCAGACTGCACACACAGGGAACAGACATCAACATTTCATACAGATTTCGTACTCGGTATTGTCACCGTCGCGTTTTCTTCCTCGCCACGTGACGACGAGGAATGCGTGAGCGGTGTCTCGGATTTCACATCTTTTGTCTTGCCAGGTGTAGTCACAGCGGGAGTGCCACTGATCCTGTCTATCAAACGCAAACATCGCGCGATCACGTGCGCATCTTTCCGCGCTGTAGCTCCACTCGTGCACGTCACAGCAAGTGGGTATGCTTTGTTCTTATCGCGATGCACAATCGCGACCGTCTGTACTGTTGGTGTGCCGTAGAATAGAACGAGAACGAAAGAAGAGGTGAGACGGGCTCCGCCTACTCTCCGTTCACGTGACCGAACAAAATCCACGTCGGTCAAATCGTTGCAGCGGACCAAGTCAGCTCTGATTCACTTTACCGGTTAGCTCATTTCTGTTGGTTCATTCGCATGAAACATGTGTCTAACAGAGAGTGGAAATGTAGGTAGAACGGTGCAGGACGGTAAAGGTGCATGTAAAGTTAGCTTGCTATCAAACTGTTCTCGTCGTTTCGTCGTCGTTTCGTCGGTTCTCAACGACGTCAACGATTCGCGCGAGACGACAAGCTTGAATCTACGCTGAAGACACTATAGACGCCCTCGACCCTGCTGGTTATCACGTGCACGAGCTGTGCTTCATGTTTACATCTCTGGCGACCGTCTGGCTCTTGATGGTCCATATCATATCGATTCAGTCGTTTGAGCGAGGTGAGTCGTTAGTGTCTGGATGTTTGCTGCGCGCACTGGCATGCAATCGCCGAGACTGCATGGTgtgacgtgcacgtgtgtgtggaTGCATGCACACTGCATGTGCTCAATCTGACACGTAGAATGCAAGACGACCCATCGAAATTCCTTGTCGACTTAGTTATACGCGGTTTTCATGTAAAAACAGTGTTTTGCTGAATAGTGCTGTCGAAACCATTTCATACTCTGATAGctagggtaggtgtacctaattgtggacactccccggttatttgagttacaatcgctattttctctggtagcctgcacgaagagacagagaaacatgtccgatatatgcaccaatgtctaggcttcgtaacggtacctgcaggactagaatcgcacaacgtcggTAAAACAGCCTGGACGatgggtgtatcctaattgtggacattttttctccgtcacagaaagcgactgagcctgagtaacagctggactagatacctgaatggttgcctcacaagctggtattttgagCCTtgatcaaaaccatgttctgtggtgtattacctctgtgtaaaatggcgtcTTGCTAAATTTGCAGAAACCAAATTTTCTGTCTAcgatacaatgcaggagacgatcaatcatgtttagatgaacgtctgaactgtaaactgtggttctgGCATCTTTTTGCGTTGCTGgtggagctgattattgatatcagacaaggtagttttgaccttccacctatcctaggggagtttgtaggttttcatattgtgtcttattgttgccagatctagtagcagtgaagacagtcaaattctgactggattacgaatgtcgctgatattgacattccacctactttgttcgttctcatttcataccctattgtggccacatgtagtagcagtgaaaacagctagattgtcagtggattactgatgtctagatctagtatgagtgaagatattcaggtgtttactggactggaattacacgttcgctccatgcacataatgtGCTTCTTTAGCACATTACAGTCACGTAACTATAGGCTCAAGACTTTACCAAGGTACTCAATAATTTCTTAACTAATgtcagggcactttcatgatccaacaaaagatTGATTCGTATACCTTGAATTTGTGGACAtgatgggaggaaccttgTAGGTGCTAACAGTTTCACAGGTGAATCTtggtgatacacaacagaacatggttttgattgcagcccaaaataccagcttgtgaggcaaccattcaggtgtctagtccagctgttactcagacccagtcgctttctgtggcagAGAAAAATTGTCCataattaggatacaccctcatttgggctgttcacagacgttatcccgtatattttgctagtgcgctagcagatgttgtgcgattctagtcgtacaggtattgttccaaaacttagacattggtgcctACATCAGACATGTttccccctctctctctctctctctctctctctctctctctctctctctctctctctctctctctctctctctctctctctctctctctctctctctctctctctctctctctctctctctctctcctctctctctctctctctctctcctctctctctcctcctctctctcctctctctctctctctctctctctctctctctctcctctctcctctctcctctctcctctctcctctctcctctctcctctctcctctctcctctctcctctctcctctctcctctctctctctcctctctctctctctctctctctctctctctctctctctctctctctctctctctctctctctctctctctgttgcaggttaccagagaaacTGTGTTTGCAACTCAAATTACCCacgagtgtccacaattaggtacacctaccctatCTAGAGCATGCAGCCGGTGTAGCAAGCAAATAGAAAGTGTTCGGCTTAGCGTGCGCTAACAAGTATGTGTAAAGTAGCCTCATAGTTCAGCTGCCCGCGTGAGCTGCAAAAATGGTCTGGAAGTTTACTACACCTGGATCTAGTTGAGAATTGCAAAATGTGGTGTTTGCATGTAATATTGTATGTGCCAATAATGTAAGCTGATTTTACTATTGATTAAATAGACTCTTTATCCAAAATGGAAGTAGATTAAATAGGCCTCTGGTGAAACTTTACTGAAAAAGTTTTCCAGACCAGCCGGATtggctcctacggccctgacgtgcacatgtgtacatacagCTGGGTTATATATCAAGAGTGCTGCATGAGTTTGCGTGCAGCTACACGCTACTTCCATGACtctctttgttgttttgtttttagaTGAAGGCTCTGTGTCTATCGCCAGTGGCAATGTCACAAGGTCTATCAGAGGCTATGACGTGACTCTAGCTTGTCTCGGGAACTTTCAGGAGCGAACGCCGGTGTGGCTCAAGGACGATCGACCTCTGGCGGTCGCTTACACTGGAAATGACACGAAGAACAACCACACGAGAAGTCTCACTATTGAAAATGTTGATCTTACTGATTCTGGATACTATACATGCCAAACGAGTGCTGGAAATGCCACGACATTGTTGGTAGTCGATATCCTTCCGTCTGTTCGAGTATACAAGCATTCATCATCGATCGGTGGGAATGGACAGAGAGTACTCAAGTGTATTGTTGACGGCTTGCCCAAGCCAATGTCATGGTGGAAAGTGGTGACCGAGTATGGAGAAAAGAAGTTGAAGAGTTATCGTGAAAATAACAGAACGCTCATTGTTTCAGCTAGAGAGAATgggttgtatgtatgtctcgCATCCAACAGAGCTGGATCTGCTAGGGCAGTGATAGAGATATCGCCATCTCCGTTGATAGGTAACACAACCATTGGCATCGCTAACATAATAGTATGTCACTTATTAGTTCTGATAGAGTTAACACATCCCATACGAACAGATCAAGTCTCTTCTCTTTTTGTTCCAGTGACGCAgacaacagaagaagaagGTCGGGTGTATGTGTAGTCGGTCTGGTTGCTTGTTGTTGCATACCTGTGTGTTGCATTGTAGGATCGTCCGGACCGTCGGTCGTGTTGATCTTGCTCGTGCTCGGATGTGTGGTGGTCGTCATGTTTCTAGCATTCGTCATTCATACGTTAGCACGGAATTATTGTCCTACAAACAGGATGAAGTCGGACGAGTCTCCGTGTGGCAGTGGTCTGATGTTTATGAAAGGAAATCTTCGACGAAGCAACGGTATACTCGGTCTGTCACCCAAACCTGCTCAGTCACAGGAAAAGGGTCAGACATTCCAATCTCTTGATAATAATCTACCGTCTCGCACTGAGCACGGAAAGTACAGCAGTGCTCTTTCAATAGACGTTGCTCACTCAAAGTCTTTGGAAGAGACCGGAGACGATATGGGTCAGGGAAAGTCATCGAGGGACAAGTATTTAAACAGACAAAGTTTGCAGCAGAGTAAGGCAATTCAGGGAAGGCAAGAAACTGCTGTGTGACTGCTGAGTTTGAACAATAAATTGGAACACCCGATCGGTCGGTAGAAGTAAGTTATTGTTGAGTTATTATTGTtaagttattgttgttatttattgtagCGGTTTATAATTTATTGAAGTTTTTGTA
This genomic window contains:
- the LOC134183898 gene encoding hemicentin-1-like isoform X4, which encodes MILAYGSAFRRQVLQINRTWTALLVCALRLELVAASSAYVLISPSVVYPSQNVSLFCITSGNPQPTVKGWKKDGVSLRRDPHVQLLLGGLQLRIQNVQLSDAGRYECITSAKVNNSYIATSVSLELSRFGSDRNVSYATEGSNATLACNGTDLTLVRWYRDGKLLEEISRYRVGGDGETLTIVDVQPSDEGRYTCEGFHSHGIVQSDVLLRVFPLHSQATPTPSPSPRGNSTATCFKLHVRASVSCKSNVTLFFTYDTRDCTSFVFLFQMVSFSLSTEEVEQVEGLESVFAYGRDSSVANVTVDCAAGRVYGLEIWPFVSRGSEESVVVESYGFDRSLSKNDETRRCRLHLSQELH
- the LOC134183898 gene encoding uncharacterized protein LOC134183898 isoform X1 encodes the protein MILAYGSAFRRQVLQINRTWTALLVCALRLELVAASSAYVLISPSVVYPSQNVSLFCITSGNPQPTVKGWKKDGVSLRRDPHVQLLLGGLQLRIQNVQLSDAGRYECITSAKVNNSYIATSVSLELSRFGSDRNVSYATEGSNATLACNGTDLTLVRWYRDGKLLEEISRYRVGGDGETLTIVDVQPSDEGRYTCEGFHSHGIVQSDVLLRVFPLHSQATPTPSPSPRGNSTATCFKLHVRASVSCKSNVTLFFTYDTRDCTSFVFLFQMVSFSLSTEEVEQVEGLESVFAYGRDSSVANVTVDCAAGRVYGLEIWPFVSRGSEESVVVESYGFDRSLSKNGERRKFGRKAVRFFVEYPLLQMKLVDADCTCLKSSTNTEIADNLNNLLVDILQTSSNHNFSNALFETNSARSQMIVRTPLNSPSLYKTLKMINSVSRAIRQRDINIVGRGGCALSFDVDCKVLFARGITKACTTDDDDVCSQTVSSTTTEVEVQSSSANAQVTTLTVILIAVGVVMTFGVLAIIYCRRKRSQTYQI
- the LOC134183898 gene encoding hemicentin-1-like isoform X3, with translation MILAYGSAFRRQVLQINRTWTALLVCALRLELVAASSAYVLISPSVVYPSQNVSLFCITSGNPQPTVKGWKKDGVSLRRDPHVQLLLGGLQLRIQNVQLSDAGRYECITSAKVNNSYIATSVSLELSRFGSDRNVSYATEGSNATLACNGTDLTLVRWYRDGKLLEEISRYRVGGDGETLTIVDVQPSDEGRYTCEGFHSHGIVQSDVLLRVFPLHSQATPTPSPSPRGNSTATCFKLHVRASVSCKSNVTLFFTYDTRDCTSFVFLFQMVSFSLSTEEVEQVEGLESVFAYGRDSSVANVTVDCAAGRVYGLEIWPFVSRGSEESVVVESYGFDRSLSKNDETRRCRLHLSQEISRM
- the LOC134183898 gene encoding hemicentin-1-like isoform X2, yielding MILAYGSAFRRQVLQINRTWTALLVCALRLELVAASSAYVLISPSVVYPSQNVSLFCITSGNPQPTVKGWKKDGVSLRRDPHVQLLLGGLQLRIQNVQLSDAGRYECITSAKVNNSYIATSVSLELSRFGSDRNVSYATEGSNATLACNGTDLTLVRWYRDGKLLEEISRYRVGGDGETLTIVDVQPSDEGRYTCEGFHSHGIVQSDVLLRVFPLHSQATPTPSPSPRGNSTATCFKLHVRASVSCKSNVTLFFTYDTRDCTSFVFLFQMVSFSLSTEEVEQVEGLESVFAYGRDSSVANVTVDCAAGRVYGLEIWPFVSRGSEESVVVESYGFDRSLSKNGERRKFGRKAVRFFVEYPLLQMKLVDADCTCLKRYPGCNGTTLSVTCEIAGIEETTRRNQRIC